From Micropterus dolomieu isolate WLL.071019.BEF.003 ecotype Adirondacks linkage group LG21, ASM2129224v1, whole genome shotgun sequence:
agcCTGAgctaaaacaataaagtttcaGTTGAACatctaaacaatgagctgaaactccaCGTAAAGCTCTGTAAAACCAAGtagagctgcagattcaggatGGTTATTTTCTATTGGGTCTGGCTATTTGGAACTAAGAAATTAATCTGTGGCGGGAAACAATATAGCctctttttttcagtctgtcTTGACATCACTGTCCAACAACTATAAAATCCAGAGTGCCACTCTGTCTGTGTGGAGAGACTCCATGGATACAAACAACAGCAGACCCTTGTCCCCTTATTTAAAAGGCTTCAGctgaaaaggagaagaagaggaggaggaggatggatgtgtgtgtgtgtgtgtttaccatcTCTACATTATGCAGCCTCTGCCTCAGAGCTGGGTCACAAAGTGTAGACCACAACACTGATCTAGTTGCTGCGCTTTGTGCCACGTCCAGACGTGTCTCCCTGGGCTCTTGCTTTAAGCTAGTGACATTACAAGTGGAGCTTGGTTGCAGTCAGGACCAGAAAATGTTTGTCACTATACTGTTCGGAGGTTAGTAAAGTTCCTGGATATTTTTATTGTTCTCTGCTTGGCAAGTAgaaattttgtttaatttaaacaacTTAGGATGTTGATGTAGAGTATTATTAAACAGGTGTTTAaagtttgattattttatttgtgtggaTGAGAGAACTTTGCTGCACATATTCAATATAGTGGTAAATAACCTGGTTTGTTTTACAAGTGAAAATGTGTGAGTACAGGGAGAATGAGGGAGTCAAAATGCAATGTTTAATGTGCactgttatatttttaaatagattttttttattcacagaCAGCAGGATGGAAATGTTCAACCTCAACTGTAAGCTGATAGACTTGATCCATCATTTAAAGGAGAGGTGTGGTCTGGATTTTAAAGGTACTTAACGGCACTAAGGTCTGAAACATCCAGGAATGAAACGAATCACATTCCTTTATTTCCCTTTTATCTCCCTATTGGGAGTGTAATGGAAACATAATTCATTTATTGAGTGACACCAAAAAGTCACTACTTTCACCTAGATTTTCggtttaaatacaaaatattttatcttgAGTGCtctaaaaaatgaaaataaaattcgCCCTATAGAGTGTGTGGACCTGATGGACAGCAGTGGTAGAGTGATGAACCTGGAGGGGAAGCAGCAAAGTGTGGCTCTGGCCAGCAGCGTCCTGGTAGAGAGACACCACTACATCCTCCTGCGAGTGTGCCGTGAGTCTGTCTAGTTTTTCAAAACCTTGTTACAATCTCTGGCCTGAATAGTTTGATTGCCATTTTAGATTCTCCATTTAGAAAAAGGTCAGTGATAAGTTACAGCAAAGGCAATTTTTGGtgctttaaaattatatttacagttttgGATAGTGAGTGATTTTAGTAGAGTTGTGTAGGTGtttctcgtgtgtgtgtgtgtgtgtgtgtgtgtgtgtgtgtgtgtgtatagttttaaagtaattttttggATTGGAGGTTATAGTAGCTAAAATTCTTGATTTGCTGCTCATGAAGGTTTTCTATAGAAACAAAAAAGtgtatttaatttagtttttgggGAAATGTCTGACAAACGTGCTCCTCCAGCTGTTTTACTACACATTAAAGTTCCTGACTTTACTTCCCTTCAGGAGATGGTGATACTGGAGATCGGAAATATGTGTCTCTCCTGAACAACTTCTCCCAGAGTCATCCTGAGTTGACAGGTAACAAAAACCACCAGCAGAGGACAAAACAGCTTCTTGACTGGAAGTGAACAGTGCAGACCAACCAACGGACGTGAAGTGGCTCTCTGGGGCCTCTTGTTGGTCAAACCTGTGTTTACAATTTAAATTAAACCCTTCTGTTGCAGAGCTGCTGAGGAAACTTTCAAAGCCAGACAAGGAGCGAGATGGAAAGACCAGAGGTGGACGAACACAGAGGAGCAAACAAACCAGGAGCAAAAGCATCTCTGCAAATAACAAGAGCCAAAAAATGAAATAGTTTCTACCTGAGTCATGACAAACTCTTAAGTCTGATTTCTGTACAAAATCTGAAACACATGAACAGACTAGATTTATCATGTAGCTATACAAACAATCTGTTAAATGCATCAGATATAGGTCTTTAGcaaatttattttctattttagcGATATGTACTACCAACTGAGTAACTGTATTAGAAGAAGATGTCTTCAATAAAACTAATGTGTGAATGCTATGAATAAAAACcacagtatcacacacacacacacacacacacagtttctgtgtCCAACTAAGCCTCCTGCTTGTGTGTTTGCTACACACTTGGTAATTATAGTGTTATTGCTAAACATATCTCCAGCACACAGGCTAAAAACAGAGAGGGGAAATAGTCCGGACTTCTGTTTATTTACCAGTCACATCTCCAATTATACACAAGGGAGAATGAAGCACTGAAGAAAGAAAACTCAAACTAGATATACTAGatatattagctgattaaacaaatatgtgaccatgacaagatgtaaagattgctgacagtGTTTGGAACTGGCTCACTAtaactgacctgctgtagtgctgcagctgctgccaaggctgactgctacgAGAAAATAAGAgctcacagagactgctgcacaccgagagctgcaggtagtgaaa
This genomic window contains:
- the LOC123960785 gene encoding uncharacterized protein C22orf15, with protein sequence MFVTILFGDSRMEMFNLNCKLIDLIHHLKERCGLDFKECVDLMDSSGRVMNLEGKQQSVALASSVLVERHHYILLRVCRDGDTGDRKYVSLLNNFSQSHPELTELLRKLSKPDKERDGKTRGGRTQRSKQTRSKSISANNKSQKMK